The Impatiens glandulifera chromosome 8, dImpGla2.1, whole genome shotgun sequence genome includes a window with the following:
- the LOC124911235 gene encoding polyadenylate-binding protein 2-like → MAQVQVQSQATNAAAASAADANQFVTTSLYVCDLDQNVTDSQLYDTFNQVGQVISVRVCRDIATHRSLGYGYVNFGNPIDAAKALDQLNFTPLNGKLIRIMYSRRDPTVRRSGSGNIFIKNLDKSIDHKQLHDIFSSFGTILSCKVATDSSGLSKGYGFVQFDGDEASQKAIAKLNGMLVNDKPVFVGPFLRKQERDMAVYKFTNVFVKNLSESTSEEDLKKIFSEFGPVTSVVVMRDTDGGSKCFGFVNFENADAAAKSVESLNGKKFDNKEWYVGKAQKKSEREQELKNKIEQSVKEVTDNSKGLNLYVKNLDESINDENLKDLFDQYGTITSSKVMLDPSGISKGSGFVAFSTPEEANKALLEMNGKMSHGKPLYVAHAQKKEDRRARLQVQFSQMRPIASISPRMPIYPPGGPGLGQQIFYGQPPVMPPQAGFGYQQQLVPGMRPGSPNFFMPMVQPRPGGARPRPVQQPLPMMQQQMMPRGGMSGYRYPPGRGGMVPMRDNVGISHQQQQPIPIQALASALANAPPFDQRTMLGESLYPLVENVERENAAKVTGMLLEMDQTEVLHLLEAPEALHAKVAEAMEVLRNVQQQQATAAATSTVAGSSSPTHQLAALSLD, encoded by the exons ATGGCTCAGGTTCAGGTTCAATCTCAGGCTACAAACGCTGCTGCTGCTTCTGCTGCTGATGCTAACCAGTTTGTTACCACTTCGCTTTATGTCTGCGACCTTGATCAGAATGTCACTGATTCGCAGCTCTACGACACATTCAACCAGGTTGGTCAGGTCATCTCCGTTCGCGTTTGTAGGGATATCGCCACTCACCGCTCGCTTGGTTATGGTTATGTCAACTTCGGCAATCCGATTGATG CTGCCAAGGCATTGGATCAGTTGAACTTCACACCTCTCAATGGAAAGCTTATCAGGATAATGTACTCCCGTCGTGACCCTACTGTCCGCAGAAGCGGCTCTggaaatattttcattaag AACTTGGACAAGTCAATTGATCACAAGCAATTACATGACATCTTTTCATCATTCGGGACCATCCTCTCATGCAAAGTAGCTACAGATTCCTCCGGGCTGTCAAAGGGTTATGGTTTTGTACAATTTGATGGTGACGAAGCTTCCCAAAAAGCTATAGCAAAACTGAATGGTATGCTAGTGAATGATAAGCCAGTTTTTGTTGGGCCATTCCTTCGCAAGCAAGAACGTGACATGGCTGTTTACAAGTTCACTAATGTCTTTGTGAAAAATCTATCTGAGTCAACCTCTGAAGAAGATCTAAAGAAGATATTCAGTGAATTTGGACCAGTTACGAGTGTTGTAGTCATGAGGGATACTGATGGAGGCTCCAAGTGCTTTGGTTTTGTCAACTTTGAGAACGCGGATGCTGCTGCGAAATCGGTGGAGTCTCTGAATGGTAAGAAGTTTGACAACAAGGAGTGGTATGTTGGAAAAGCTCAGAAGAAATCCGAAAGGGAGCaagaattgaaaaataaaattgagcaAAGTGTTAAAGAGGTGACTGATAATTCTAAAGGGCTAAATCTTTATGTAAAGAACCTTGATGAAAGCATTAATGATGAAAATCTTAAGGATTTGTTTGATCAGTATGGCACTATTACATCAAGCAAG GTTATGCTAGACCCTAGTGGGATAAGCAAAGGATCGGGATTTGTAGCATTTTCTACTCCTGAAGAGGCAAATAAAGCA CTCCTGGAGATGAATGGCAAGATGAGCCATGGCAAACCCTTGTATGTTGCTCATGCACAAAAGAAAGAAGACAGGAGAGCTAGATTGCAG GTGCAGTTTTCACAAATGCGTCCAATAGCTTCCATTTCTCCTAGAATGCCTATTTATCCTCCAGGTGGTCCAGGTCTTGGACAACAGATATTTTATGGACAACCCCCTGTGATGCCTCCCCAA GCTGGATTTGGGTATCAGCAGCAGTTAGTTCCAGGTATGAGGCCTGGCTCCCCAAATTTCTTCATGCCGATGGTTCAGCCGCGTCCAGGAGGTGCTAGACCTCGACCTGTCCAACAGCCTCTTCCTATGATGCAGCAGCAA ATGATGCCAAGAGGAGGAATGAGTGGCTATAGGTACCCACCTGGCCGAGGTGGAATGGTGCCTATGCGTGATAATGTTGGTATATCTCATCAGCAGCAGCAGCCTATCCCAATTCAGGCTTTGGCTTCTGCTCTCGCCAATGCTCCCCCTTTTGACCAAAGAACG ATGCTAGGAGAGAGCCTGTACCCTCTTGTGGAGAATGTTGAACGGGAGAATGCAGCGAAGGTAACAGGGATGCTTTTGGAGATGGATCAGACTGAAGTTCTACACTTGCTCGAAGCTCCAGAGGCTCTCCATGCTAAGGTAGCGGAGGCTATGGAAGTTCTGAGGAATGTTCAGCAGCAACAGGCAACTGCTGCAGCTACTTCTACTGTTGCTGGATCATCATCCCCAACTCATCAGCTTGCAGCTTTGTCTTTGGATTGA